The stretch of DNA taataaaaacatctcaacctttaacaatactcaaaagaccaaaaaatttaaattattttcagaaagataatttaatgattaaaaacctaaagttcaagttgtagtgttataaatttgagttgttagtcttttttcatctttttaaagctggacattttctatttttttattaattatgtaAATTATGGGTGTAAATGGAAcggattggttcgatttttatcaaaaccaaaccaaaccaattatatcggtttgtattgttcggttttgttggattttttgggtttttttgttacataaatattatttcaatctttgttaaatattttagaactaaatatatgttcagtaaaaattaaaaaattgacaaacatatgatctattaaagtaTTATTATGAGAGAATTTTATTAGCAATTGGAATTCAtaagttttgtcaagtgaaattggtgacgaaaatggagaagacatcagtaatggaggaaatcggataagggagaaagaaaagggaaaaaaataaaaagagtagaaaagaaaaaagaagaaagaaaagagaaaggtaaagaaaaaaatactaataaaaagaaaatagtgtttgtaatacactttaatataaTTAACGAAAGAgataattagtttgggtgaattccgtttcgaaaatggcatatatgggccaactgtgtaactctaagggcatatatggatcaactatgtgacggtaagggcatatttgagctaaagtattgacgaagggcaaatgtgctcaatttcgtatagtacaaggaCATATATGGACCTTTTCCGTTATAAAAATTTTACTTCAACGCAGGGGCGGATCTATATAGAGCAGTGGAGGTGATACGTCACCCGCACGCTCGAATAAAAACTTCAAGAATACAGTACTATCTTGACCCGCACGCTCGAATAAAAACTTCAAGAATATAGTACTATCTTGAGGAAAATTGATAGTATATATTTAAGGCGTGGCATGCAAAGTAACTAAATAACTAGAAGTGCCATGGTCACGGACTCACTTTTTCAGCCATGACACCCAAGATCGAGACCAACTAATGGCCATTCAATTTTGTTTCTCCTCTTGGATTTTTTCCAATTCttctctttttgttatttttttcatCTTTGTATTTCTTCTCATTGTACAACCCCATTGTTATTAtacttttaaattatttatttccttctgttttctttttctataccacaaaatttttatttgaatatGATTTTAATCATATTTCTTTTTTATCATCTAATGTGAGTTTTCCCTTGATGTCAAATAAAGGACCAAACATCTTCGATTTGGTTATCGTGTATTTAATTATGCACCAAAAATTTTGTGAAacgaaaaaataatttaaaatggaCCCGAACCGAATTAATTCAAGAAAGAGCGAGCCGACCAAATGTATACTCTAATTCAATTTTCTTGGTTAGTGATAGATTTGCATTAAATATAGTGGCACCCGTAGTCATCAAATTCTGAATCCGCTTCTGCTTCGACGAAAAAAATATGTTATTAATGAAAATTATGTTTTGTAAAATGGGATTTTGTATTTTtgtaagataatttttttttcatcTATCTTAATTTTGATGGACATTACGTGATAGTATAATGGTAGAGGTAGCAGGTATACAGTGAAAATAATCGAGGTGCACACAAATTAGTTCAGACGTTACATTACGTGATAGCTATGATGGTAGAGGTAGTGGGTATGTGGAGAAAATAATCGAGGTGCACGCAAATTAGTTCATGTGATAGCTATGATGGTAGAGGTagcatatatacacacacacacaaaaaaatagTGTTAATCTCACAAGTGGAGTCTAGGGAGGGTAAAGTGTACGCATgacttacccctaccttatgagaGAGAGGCCGTTTCCGAAAGACCCCCGGTTCAAGAGAAGTGAAAGAGGTAATTTTGGTGGACATTATGTGATAGCTGGATGCGATCATACCGgcactaacgcaccggatcccatcagaactcaGAAGTCaagcgtgcttgggcgagagtagtactaggatgggtgacTCCCCgggaagtcctcgtgttgcatccctcttagccactagtgagattatattgggttgttgttgttgtgatagCTATGATAGTAGAGGTAGCAGGTATACGGTGAAGATAATCGAGATGCACGCAATTTAATTCGGATGCTACATTACATGATAGATATGATGGTAAAGGTATGCAGTAAAAATATTTGAGATGCACGCAAATTAATTCGGATGCTACTGTTATTAATTTTAGAAAAAAGGTGTAACAGTAAATGACATGTGGTAATCGTATAAGGAGTAATACGGTATAAGAATGACCATGTATGGTAATAGTGCTTTAAAGATATATATATTCTAGTATTAAAAGTTGACAACATCTAGATATTGATTGAAGGGATATTACGAAATAGTTGGATATTTATAAATGAATATGATTGGTATGCATACAATAATTACGCCTCTCCTaccaaagaaaaaaagaagataatTACACTTCAATTCAAATAAGTTAGAAACGATTAATTCAGATTTGTATCATGTAGCATTAGATGAAGCGCTCTCTATTAGAAACCTATTCCCAAATTCCGAATCAGAGACCTTTAGTTAATTGAAAGAGGAATCTTATCGATCCCACCACACTCGTTAGTATTGATTCATTTATTATCTTTTTCGGCCTAAATATAGTTGCGGGCAAGATGGATGGCCCAAGGATAACTTTTTACGAACATTTGTGTCCACTAGATTACCATTTTGTATGCTAGTTTCAAATTTCAATACATTTTGTAAATTTACTTGgcctaatttatttatttttttaccatTTTGCATGCTAGTTTCAGTTACATTGTGTAATGTTTAATTAGTCTGATTTTTACCTTTTCAAATACTTGGCCTGATTAACCAATGAAAAGAACAAATATAAGATAAGCATAAAGGTAACAGGGACTTTGAAGCTCATAGATAAATAGGATATACGTAATAATTACTATTCGCAATATTACTTTTATTGTTTTTTTATCACTTAATAATATTACTTTCATTGTTAAAACCTTAATTGTACTATCTTGCCCAATATATTGATTTACACGTTgcagttaaaattaaaatttgcaGGACCCTACCAAAGTTATGCCAAATTCATGCCTATGTAACATTAATTTGCCTTCTacactacttatttttaataaaataacacTTATGATTTCAGGGGTACATTGAGTTTAAGGAGTGCGAAGAACGGGAGCTATTTCCCGATGATAATAGCATGGTCTAGTCAGTTTTAGTTTTtggactgataattgaaaaataaccaatATTTTGCTGAAACACAGAAAGCATACAGGAGCCAATATTATGGAGCTCttgcgtataaacttccagcacattatgctagaatctcatatgtaaaaaaaacGAACTCCACCATATTATGCTGAAATTCTTCCGGATTTCTAAGGGTGTTTTTGTTTTAACATGAAAAATGACTAagtttcgattacttttgaaactatggcTACTTTTCAATTATCAGTTGCAAATCTGGTTATTTCTGACTTCCCTATTTCCCGTTACATGCTTAAGTTTTCACCTTGAAACCCAAGAAACACCACGAAtttacaaacaaacaaaaaaaaaacaccaAATTACATTAACTTACCATGGTTCATTACTTCATTAAGTAATAGAAGTGTGCATGTGCTAAACACGTATCATGGATATATTGGCATGGTGTAAACACCACGTACGTACAAGTTTTTCCCCAGAATTTACTCTGATTTTTATAGTTTGCAATTCATCAAAGCTATTCACCAACAAAAAAATATAATCATTCTGCAACTAACACAAGACAATTTCTTTCTTTTCAATCTCTCATTGTTTCCAATGAATAAATCCACCATCATTAGGCCATTCTGGAAACAGTTGTCAACCTCCATTCAAAGGTAAAATAAGATCAAtaatttttctgttttttttcccCCCAGTTTAATTCACATCAAGAATATAGAATACAATCTTCAGTCCTGTAAAAACCGAGTGAAAAAAAAATGGGGTGTTCGGGGGTGGGGCGGGGTGGTGGGGGTGGGGGATTTTCGATCATCTACCTCTACTTTTTTTCGAACATCAACTCGAACACAAAATTGCTCTTCTGAGTTGTGACTGATTATAGGTTCTCTTCCTCTACATCTTTTGCTCCTATATTTGCATCTGTTATCTATTGAACTTTTCTTATACATGTACAAGAATATATTCCCTAATCTCTTTTTTTCATTGTTGAACCAATTAGTGCAGCTTGAAAGTACCAAATACAAGTTACAACTGTTTGTAGAAGAGAACGTACGCTTGATCATGCAGCACCGAGCTTTTCGGGATGACTGTGACTGACACGTCATCATAACGCAGCCACTTGCCACTTTGATGACGGGCATCGGCCGTATAATGACCCTTTGAAGGGTCCCTTCCATGATGAGTGATTGTCGCAACGAGTTCATACCTCTTAACCTGTAGTAATAAAATGGAAATATACGCTTTACTAGATACACTCGTCAACGCCACACTTCTAAGAACAAGGAGATAATCTCACCTCAGAAGAGGGAGAGGCAAGTAATTCACGTCCAAACACAAGCTCCAAAGGGAAGTGCACGGGTTTATGCAACTTGGTGCTCCCTTCACTTCCGTAGCTAAAGCGCATTAAATGCAACACCATTATATCAGAAAGCTCCAGAATCTTAACAGACTTGCTGGCACTGACTACTTCGGCCTGAGATATGATTAATTGAGAAAATCATGAAGTATTCCCTAAGATATTTGCAATATTTAACATCCAAAGAAAAGACACTTCAGTCAGGGGTCTAAGTCCCGAACACGTAAAGAGAGCAATCTGTGAAAATTGGAAGCAACTTGCCACAAATAACTTGAATTTAACCAAATGTCTGGAAGAAAAAGGAAAGCATAGCCACCTGAAAATTCACATTTTTAAATGCTGCTTCATGATGGTAAGAAAAATGATCGTTATCTTTCTAAAGGATATTACACTTACTGAAAACCTTATAATACATAACATCATGAACTCTGGTTGATACCGTCTATAGCATACTCAAGCATAAATATAACCAGAATTCAAATTGTAATGCTTCATTTGATCTGCCGTATAAGATCATCTCCACACATTTTAGTCTTAAGTTTTGCAGAGAACATGCCAGACATCTGAAGGAGAAAAACAACACAAAAAACCCACGCAAGCGCACCTCCTAGACACGTCCTAATCTCAATTGTGCATCTAACGCTCACCATTTGTGCTCCTGAGATTTGTTACATTATCGAAAAACATAGCATGTTTAGGGGCACTTTTATAGTTTTTCACCACCTCGACAGTCCGCAGAAATTTCTTGACAATGGCAGAACAAAAGTACCATAAGCATAATAATTTCCTAATTGACTTTTTCAGAAAAAGTAAGCACTACTGTGTTTTCTTTATGTCACCTAATacagaagaaaataaattaattttcttctttttaaccCTTTAGGGGAAAAAAGTATATGCCAGAGTATGATCATATTCTTGTATACTAAAAAGGGTATAACCCTCAGGACGAGTATATACCTGTATACTTAATCATCTTGAGATTCTAAAATTCACATAACATAATAGAGTACCTTTCCAGCTGCTGATGTTCGATATCCTTCAAGTGCCTCTGGTGCAGAAAACATCCGAAGTGCATCTTCTATAGAGCAAATAGGCTCTGGAAAAATGTTAAGGTGGAGCAGAAGAAATGGTTGTACTGTTGCTGAGGCTTTGTTACCTTGTTAAACCAATGAATAAGATCTCTTAAACAAATGGATAAGAGAGTCCCAACAGTAAACAACTTACATGAACAAAAGAGAAATAAGAAAACGTAGCGGATCAATGATCACCAGTGTCATTTCACTCAACCAAGATGGAAATTCAAACACATAAGCAAATATATAACTAAATAAATACAAAGGTATTCTGATCTAATGTCATGCGTTCGGTTTACCTTTAGCCTTCACTACACTCTTCAATTGGCCTCCAAAAATTTCACTCAATTTTGACGGGACAAAGCTCTGTGTTCTAGTAACTGCAGTCCTATTCCTTGGGCCAACAGTCTCCCAATCATCATCCTCTTCCTCGTCATCCGTTGATGAAACCAGAGAGGAGTTTCTCCCGATACCATTTGGTACTTGACCCTCTAATTTTAGCAATTCATCATGCATCTGATGCATGAGAAAACTGAGGAACTCCTGAGCATCTTCCTGCCTGTAATTAGCCATTCCACCGTAAAAATACAGAAAGATTAAATACAGGACACTGTTCCATCAAATTTTCGTGTCAATCAAATTTCTCTTCAAACTGCAGTTGCTAGGTGCAATTCAACTAAACAAACTCATTGGAACATCTTTATAAAAGAATCCAGTTGAGAAAAACTGGAAACTGTTGCTCATAGCACCAAAGAAAAACCAAGTAAGAAACAAGAAATCACTTATATGCTGTCAGTAACATACCTCGGTCTGCCTGTCAAGCTATTTGGGACATCCGGAGTAAAGTTTTGTAGGACAGATTCAAACATTAAAGGTCGAAAAGGCTGCCCAATTTCCGGAAAAATTGTTTCCTTTTTCTTCATACTTGAATCACTGAATATGCCAAACTCAGAGATGAACTGAATAAAGGCATGTAAAGTGGGATACCCAGCCTGTAATTAGCAAAACCAAAATTGGGAACTTAAGGTTGTTATAGGTTAGAAGAGTTTTTAACAAGTATGTTATCGCCATACCTGTGGTATATCGCGTGTTTTGAGTTCTTGCAGGAGAAGAACAAAAGGAGAGCACGAGAGAAGAGCTTGAAGAGTTGCATTAAGAAAGCACAAGTTCCCCAAGTTGACCAACCCTCGAGCTAACAAACTTCTGAAAACCACAACAGACCCATTTAAAGATTTATGTCTACCATTCAGCAAGTTATAGTTTTTGAGTTGATTAGTCAAATTAACGTCTTCCACACTGTGAGACGATTGAGACAAGCTTGATTTCTCTGCTGAATCATAAGTACTTCCGGTGTTCACTGTTGGATGTAATTCTTCGCGGAAAGTTTTCAAATCTGTCACGCTCCTATTGTAATCAGGATTTGTAAAACTGGAACTACCATATTCATTTATAGTTTTGCCTGCTGACTTTATGGTTTTCCCTATACTGCTATGACCCTCGGCGACATTCTCTTTATGAGCAAGCTCTGGTAGCTGAGGTTTCTTAGAATGATCAAGGTCGGTCAATTTAGTGTTGAAAAGGCCCACAGATTTCAAAGTTGCAGAATCCAACGAACCAAATATGATCCCTACATCAGTTGTTGTTGGCTGACTTTGCAAAGTTTTAATCTCATCTTCCGTAAATGACCCAAAAATCAACACCTgatgataaaaagaaaaaaatagttggTAAACCAAATATACAGAACCACAAAAGAGATGCAAGAAGCAACATAACCAGAACGCAATTTTTTCTAGTTCGAGGAAGATGTACTAATAGCATCAAAGCAATTTCatccagtgttgtcaaaggcgcgcttaaagcgcgcttaagccctgaagcgaggctcaaaacatgttgagcgcttcgcctcgctttgtGGGCGCTTCAGTGTCGCATCAAGGCTCTAAGTCATACTTTTACTTGCCAATGAGCGTAATCCTGAAGAGGCGACACTAaataattgatatttcactttatcgtaatcttttttttttcaatttctttgtccatatatttgttattcatgcttataattattgtTCTTAGACTACATatgcatatttttactttttctccgGTTGTGCCTTTTTTTATTAAAGCCCGtgctttatttgcgctttgcggTTAAAGCCCCAAaggaccttagagcttttttgcgcttttcgcctttgataacactgattTCATCCCAAATCAGTAGCTAATAAACAAACTAGTGGACTCCCAAAAGTGGAAAAAAAGCAGAAGCCAGTAGACTACTCACACAAGTATGACAACAGAAGAACTTTAGGTTGGAGATATTGTAGAAACTGGGAACTGTTGATTTCAAGAGAGATGTTTTCAGAATTGTCACCAAATTTACCAACAAACTGGAAGGCATGAAAAAGGGAAGGAAAAATGGAGCATTATAAGATGGACAGAACAATTGTGCAATCCAGTCTTAATAGTTCATGACAAAAATGAGAAAATGTCTTTCTACATTGTTCACATCATAATTCCCCCAGACAACAAAAActaattaacaataaaaataaattctCTTATCTAGAATCAAGATTACCCTGCTACACACTTTCTAACATCTTTAAACAAGCCTAATTGTCCAAGTATACAATGAACTAGTGAAGTATTCACCAAATTGTAGAAGATTTGCTCAGAGTTATTTATCCCATACAGGCATACAGTAATAGCTTTTGTCACCTAAAATAATAATAGTAATTGAAATAATATAAAAGCAAAGCTCCATTGAACACTTAAAAAAACAGAACAAACTATTAAgttcatataaaatataatacaaaTGGTTGATTATGTACATTCTGTATTCACCAGCAGCAAACCAGCTCATTATCATCTACATTACCAATGCAAGAACCTGTGTTGATTTTGCATTGCGAACTTTGCTCTTTGTTGAGACATATCTCAGAAATAGATACCAGATGACTGCAAATGCAACATTTATATCTACTAGCTCTTTACAAATTTTTATCATTTATCTAACACAATGAAGCTACCATATATCTACAGAACCCAGgttgaaaaacaaaaaagaaattgccattgaGCTTTTGCTTCTCTTTTTGCCTTTTTTTGGTTGCTTTTTCCCCTTTTTTTATGACATCGGTGTCCTTATGCGAACCTCAACTAATCCACCGGTTAACCTACTATAACCCACAAGCACACAAGCAAAGGAGTAGTGtaagcctttttttttttttttttttttttttacaaattctcccccatttctctaacacatgaagcTACCATACAGAATCAAGGTTAAACAAACAAGACTTTTCCATTTAAATCCTCCGCTTCTCATTTTTGTCTTTGTTTGTTTTTCTTGCTTCTAATTGTTAGTGGTGTCCTAGCCAGCTCCCGTGCAACTGACATTCCATCAGACAGCCTGCTACAGCTCACAGCAAGCCCACCAATGCCAGAGTAGATGGAGCATCACTGAGTGCTGAAGCTGGGAATTCGAAGTGAGATCTCCACATCTTTTGTTAAAGAATAGCGTCGGAATCATTTTCTAGCTACTCAAGATTTCATTAATTTCTCTTCATCTCTATAGCACCAAGCACAACCATATAGAACCCAAAAGAAAATCAGcaaaattttatcttttttctttattctttcttCTGATAGTTAGCATCATTCTCCTAGCTATTCAATTTACTCAAACCCCATAAAGCAACTGCACATAACCTATCAAAcagaagttttaaaaaaaaactttttttctgGGGTGGGTGTGGGGGTTGGAATCATTTAGTCAAAAAAAGCCTCAAGTTTCCCAATTCCTGAAAACCCCTTAAAAGGGTTGAAAAAACATACAACAAAATGTAGAGCTATGTTAAAAAGGTCAAGTCGTTGCGTACCTTTAGGAATCATTTGCAGTAAAAAGGGCATCAAATTTCCCAATTCTAAAAAACCCTTAAAAGGGTAGAAAAATCACACCTCAAAATGTATAGTTATGCAAAAAAGGTCAAGTCTTTGAGTACCTTTTGATCATTCATCTTCCAAGAGTGGACAAAACCCTCAAATGGAATCCATAGTAGAGGCAATCAGAGAAGAGGGGTTGAATCTGGTGAAGCAGAGCACATGAAAAATGAGTAGAACAGAGCAAAGCAGCAGCAAAAATGAAAGAAGACATGAAAATATAGGGA from Nicotiana tomentosiformis chromosome 11, ASM39032v3, whole genome shotgun sequence encodes:
- the LOC104113873 gene encoding ubiquitin carboxyl-terminal hydrolase 24; translation: MNDQKVLIFGSFTEDEIKTLQSQPTTTDVGIIFGSLDSATLKSVGLFNTKLTDLDHSKKPQLPELAHKENVAEGHSSIGKTIKSAGKTINEYGSSSFTNPDYNRSVTDLKTFREELHPTVNTGSTYDSAEKSSLSQSSHSVEDVNLTNQLKNYNLLNGRHKSLNGSVVVFRSLLARGLVNLGNLCFLNATLQALLSCSPFVLLLQELKTRDIPQAGYPTLHAFIQFISEFGIFSDSSMKKKETIFPEIGQPFRPLMFESVLQNFTPDVPNSLTGRPRQEDAQEFLSFLMHQMHDELLKLEGQVPNGIGRNSSLVSSTDDEEEDDDWETVGPRNRTAVTRTQSFVPSKLSEIFGGQLKSVVKAKGNKASATVQPFLLLHLNIFPEPICSIEDALRMFSAPEALEGYRTSAAGKAEVVSASKSVKILELSDIMVLHLMRFSYGSEGSTKLHKPVHFPLELVFGRELLASPSSEVKRYELVATITHHGRDPSKGHYTADARHQSGKWLRYDDVSVTVIPKSSVLHDQAYVLFYKQL